Within the Corticium candelabrum chromosome 6, ooCorCand1.1, whole genome shotgun sequence genome, the region AATGTCAAAACGAGTCTCAACAACATCAAATGGTTAAGTAAGACACTCTAAACTTGAATATTTCCTCTTACAAACTACAATCATGACAACTTGCTAAAATGTGGTGAAAAGAATGAAATGTTCTTTAGCTAATGACAAAACACAAATCATAAAGTTTGTAAACTAGTGTTCACCTTTGTCAACAGCTCATTTTCTAAATTACTCTTTTCTTCAACAGCCTCCTGATATCGCTAGAAAAACATAACACATAACTTCTGTTAACTTCCGTTACAAAATTCTCTTTTGCTGAAATTAAATAGATTTGTCTAAAGACATTGTTTCAGCTACTTCTGCTCCTTTGTACCATGCATTGCGGAAGATAGTTGAGACCAACAAAATaaagctatttaattaacagttgtTTGCTCACTTGAAGAGCAGCAGAACGTTCTCTCGACAGACGACTGACATCTGACTCCAAAGAACTTGCTGATCTCTAgacaaaataacaaaacaaagtaCTCAAACTCATAATAACTAATAAACAGCACATCAAAAGTCATGTAGCATTACAAATTGTTTATTCATCAGTAGTAAAAATATGTGTAGAGCAAACAAGTCATTGTTATTTGTATCTGTATCTCACTTTCCAGCGATCAATTTCTGCTATTGCAAACTCAAACATTGAAGTCATATGATGTTTGGGTACAGATTGTTTTTGGAGCACAGCACAACCCAGTTGATACTGTAAAGCAGATAAGCACATTTAGACATAAtacacaacaagcagacaatCAACAGACGACATCAACTAGAAGCATATAACAGTAAACTACAATGTTAACTTAAAACAGAATACCATTTAATTGATTATATTAGCAATGTAGCAACAGCAATCAATAACTTGTCACACTATTTACCACATTGCAAATCGGTTATATAAAACTAATAAATGTAGTTATTGGTTCTAGAGATCTTTATAGTTTGTAAAGTGTATTTAAATGTAACTACTCATTAAACTAAGAATTGTTTTGTCAGTTTGCTAGTTCAGTTACAATTAAGTTACAACTTCTTACTTTGAGTCAACACAAACGAGTCTATTTAGTTAGAACCAATGTTATCACACATGCAAACTAATATTATGGttagtttacatagtaaacGTGTTAACATCAGGAGTAGAAGATTACAGAGGTTAGCCGAAGCTTTGTAATGTTACTAATAGCTAGCGGTTAAACAATGTACTACTACAAACGACTGTGACaacgttgcattgtttggtTAGCATTGTATAGCTGGTAGCTTTCTTAATATCCCTCCCTCCCGCCAATGTTTTAGGGAGGTTATATGAAATATATATCAGGTAGTGTGCCAGGGGAGGGACCTAGCTTGTTCAGGTCAGTCTTGGCCCAACATTACGAGTACCTCCACTCAGGTTGCAACGTCAACATGACTAACATCTTCGGCTCAACCCAGTTGTCTCATGTACGTCATTAAACGGAATGGGTTATGTGATGGTGTGTTAAGCTTCCAACGTCAactccactgacctcttgggctcaagCGGGGTGGGACAGTGTCCAACATCAGCTTGACTCACCTCTTGGGCTTAAGTACATGGTGGTTCTAACAAGCATTGATCCTCCAATGTCACCCTGAGTGACCCCTTGGGTTCACGCCACTTGTCGGAGCCCAGTGTGTGAGCTGACCACTCTGGTTATAACCCATCGTTCACAAATCCCTCACAACCTGGCACGTTGCCGCATTGAAGCCCACGCTGTCTCGTGTCTACACGGTATCACAACTAGTGGAcatgttgcttacaacatAGTAGTGTATTACGAGTGACGTTAACTGACTAATATATCAAGCTTACATGTAAGAGAAAGTATTTTAATGACAAGTATTTATGTAAGACATCAACTTCATCAGGTTACTTGTGTGGTCAATATCATGATTCTAATTATTAATTCCTGTTTATTACCTTGATATTATCAGTTGAAACAACCTTTTTCCAAATCAGCTATAATAGAGCGATATACAGAACTTGTGTAAGTACAACAGAAAATATCAAATTTACATGAAAACAATACAATTAACCCACACCTACCTGTAATCTTGACCCAGATATTTTCACTTCATACTGGAAATTAGTGTCACTGTTGTCAGATCTAAGGAATGCATATACATGTGTgagcacatgcacgcacacacacacacacacacacacacacacacacacacacacacacacacacacacacacacaatgtgtaTAAAAACCATTATCACATgaacatgtttgtttatagtTGCCCTCGTGCTCACTACAATATCAACATACTACATGATAATCAGTATAATCCAAGTAGTAATCATGAATTCACTTCTAACACTGCATGCTGTTATTTCATATGCAAAATGCCTACACAAGACTCCTGAATTTGAAGACAGAGATTTGCAGTAGCAGATACAAGAAACCCAAACAACAAAGTGCACAACCTGCCCTGAGCTGGTCTTTGAGTAAAGTAATGTTAGACAAAAGTGGAAATCTGTCTGCACAACCCTTATTACTGAATTTTCTATATCCACTTCTGATTTAACATTTGAAGGCTAGAATATTTAGAAAGATTGAAAAACCTCCAATTACTAGTTACTATGCTAAATCTCAAAACAGTAAACATGACACAATTTACTACTGACATTATGATGATACCTAACTATGTAAAACCATGCAGCTACTATATCCAACTAAGACATGTTGTTACTGCTAAATGTTGAGCATTTGTAAAGATCACTTTCTTCTGTCATTTTCATGGCTAACACTGCTGTAACATAATGTCTCTAATTTACCCAGATAAATATAACTATGGTGTGCCATCTGTGTACAAATCAGACTATGACACGAGGTCATGAGACTGTTAACATGAGACATTATTAAGATGAATTAATGATGATGAGAATGCATGAATGTAAGTGATAACAAGAATTAATCTAAGATCTTCACAATGTCGACATCGTGAATAAGATATTTGACTGAGTAATGTCAAGCTGTAAAACTAGGAAGAAAACATCACTTTTCTATAGCTACaagtatgtacagtatttgTAGTGCTACAACTAGAcattacacacaacacaaaagtGAATTTACAAGAGCATCAAGGTTCCATCCATGGAACAAGTTAGTAGATCTTCAGTGACTGTAAAACTAAGAATCTGTCATTTCCTCACACTGCAAGCTTACGAAAGAATGTGGAATACAAAGTAATGTCTTCCAACTACACACAAACCTTATTATTTCCAGTTATTTTCACATCATATTTAGAACATAGATTTCATAAACTCATTTCAATAGAACCTCCTCTTTTTAAAAACCTGCATCACCCCTGCAACATGACAAATACATTGCTGTGGCATAACTAGCATTAGTTTCCTGTCATGTGAAAACCACCCCAACCAAGGTGAGCGACAAAAGTAGTTAAATTGGTAAGCCATTTTAGTCAAACTTCTGAAGTTGTCCATGCCATGAGCAAATTGCCAATGTGCTGCAACATCTCAAGCAGATGCGTGACAAAGTGGAGGAGAAGCATGAGGACTAGTGGAAAGAAGATGGAGAGGGAGCCCAGAGGGTCACTGTAGAGCCTGCTCTTCCCAGAAAATGTACATGTGGTTGGCAAACACAGTTTAACAATACTCCTAGGGATGCAACAGTACTCTACTTTCATCTGACCATCACAGTACcattgctatatatatatatatatatatatatatatatatatatatatatatatatatatatatatatatatatgaagtAATTACCCAGTTTGACACACAATTTGGTCCTTTGTAGAGAGAGGGGGTCAATAAGGGTCTTTGCCTGGTACTTTATGTGCTTCATTGTCATATTATCTAACAAAGCTCAACAGTCCATACTATGCAGTTCTTTGACAGTGAAAAAGATGGTTTGTCATGCAGCAGAAACCATGCAATGATCGATGACACGTTCAAAGCAAAGCTAAGTCATTAATAAAGATTAACTTGAGCAAACCCACACATGGTAAAGCTCAGGCTGTCATCTCCCCAAAGGCTAGCTGCTGTAAAGCGGCCTAATTCATCTCTTTGTCCCACAGTTACAGCGTTGCTACAAATTGTTTGCACATGGTCAGTAGTTAGTTGTGAGTTTGAGCACTCAATTAGTGCTATGGGCAGGATAAAGTCAGCATTGCAATCCACTGACCTTGCACTCATCCACGTTCATATTATTCAACCCTGTGGACCGTGGAAATGTCATCCAGCAATTTATCAGAAGTCAGCCATGAAACATTGTTAGTTATAACTGGTGTTTGTAactttgtttgttagttaacTTACCTGCATGGTATTTGTTTAGTAAGTAACTTTGTTTACAAATAGAAACTGTACACAAGTAtcactgtaatgtacatgtacaactgtTGACGTCATTTTGGCAGTAGAATTATTGTCAGTTATATGCTCTATCGTTATGTTTGTAGTCATGTTTAGCTAAGTAAGCACAATAGAGTTACATATACAACTATTTTCTTAGCCTGTTgctgtttatttatgtttctATGTAAATCATGTTTTCCAATTTTACTGGAAAGCATCTCTTTATTGTGCCCTACTACATTGAATCATCAACAACTAGTAAGTACCTCGTTAGAGCTTTCAGAGTCTCTTCTACATATGGAGCAATATCCATACTTACTTCTTTAGCCCATTTCTTCACATCATCTTTACTCACTAGTGACACAACAGAAAATTAACGTATATGGTAATAATTATATCCTCATGGACATTAGAAATAATACTGAGGCATACATATGTGTCAtgtgttactttttacaataCCAACTTGATttcactaattaatattagtaaaattaatattttattttcaatatttatCACATATTTACCGTATTTCTCCCATACGTCACAACCATCAGTGAGAAAAAGTTCCATGTCATACGATTCTCGCTCATCCTGTTTCGTCAATAGATAATAATTTTCCCCGTTTTCTGCTGGAAGATGGCAGAGGCGCTCCATACTGTCCCGGATATCTTACCCGCCTGACCTtatgtgtgcgcatgtgcactGTTTCTCTTACTTCGAAGACTGTGAAGCATCGAAAGACACACGTCTGAACGGAAGGTGAGGATACAAGACGTTTTTGTCATCGAATTACAACCTCGTCATCAACTGTTCCTAGTAAACAGTGTATCTGTGCGTCGCGACTTAGGTACGTGTTGTTTACAACTGTTATGTCTCtcgtattgtgttgtgtgtgtgtgacaaggTGAATAGTCGTTCTTACTGACATGTCTGAAAACGTTCTTCTATTTCATTCTATTTCTCATGATATTACTCTCGTTTAGAATGAGTACAGAGGTTGAAGAGGAATTCTGTGATGCTGCCATGAGAGGAAACATCAACTTTCTTACTCGATTAATACGAGGGAAACGTCAACAGATTGTTAACAGTAGAGCTAAGGTAAGGTTTTAtgattatttgtattttattaaaatgAGAATGGtaatatgacgtcataaaattatatatttgaCATAAAGTCTGTCTTCGTTATCTgtaagtttttgtttgtttgtgttgtataaTATGAAAATAAACGAGAAGAAACACTCACTGTGACTCTTGCTGCACTGTGGCGGCCGGGATAAGTCACTAGGGATGCGCATGCATGCTCCATTCATCACAAGACCCTTGAGTCCcctgtgtgcacgtgtgcgcaGCAGTGCATCTCCAGATGAATTCAGCTACGTTTAACTGGTTCGTTAAACTTTGTTTGAATTCTTACCTCCATCAGTTTCCAGTGACGATGTTCATTTGCCAACTTGACGCGACCACTTACCTGCATAATGAAGGCGTGGCTGTGGAGAGTGGGCGGAGCCCGGCCCAGCCCATCATAGTCCAGGAGAACTGATGTCTGGTGCCGATCCAGTACTTCAGACCGGACTCCGGCCCACAAGGAAGGTGACCACACCCAACTGCGAGGTTGCCCTGCACCCAAGCTGGACAGACCCTCTTCTCTAGGACCTACCTCTCCAGTACTCATTCAGCTACCTACCACCGCTTAGCTGTCAGGGGTGAGTGCCTTGTCACTGTGTAGTGAGCATGGTTCTATTGCACGCCAGAAAGCAACGATGCAcgcaagtacactgtatgtaCAACTAGTAACCGGGTAGAAAGCACGCATGCTACCGCCGTGTCTTCGGTAAACTTCTTATCGCTCCGTCTCTGGCGAGAAGCTGCTAACAATCGAGAGTATGCTGCTAGAGTCTTGGTGTCAAGTTTTACGTACCACTTGCAAACCTCGCTCCTCCACCTCGCCAGTGTCTGGATCGTGGAGTCCT harbors:
- the LOC134181276 gene encoding DNA repair protein XRCC4-like, whose translation is MERLCHLPAENGENYYLLTKQDERESYDMELFLTDGCDVWEKYVSKDDVKKWAKEVSMDIAPYVEETLKALTRSDNSDTNFQYEVKISGSRLQLIWKKVVSTDNIKYQLGCAVLQKQSVPKHHMTSMFEFAIAEIDRWKRSASSLESDVSRLSRERSAALQRYQEAVEEKSNLENELLTKFTMVLNSKKSKIRKLKEQIEQNGSTILPATTKGQGCVASGRQNLANSKENDKEDGDSTDYVESDDGDAYSKTPPRGQRSVAASSVPVSATDDLLGNIGDDDLQLHESPIKRARRGGRQTRAAAAMPSIPLVRQVTRTTSSSSSGSASGKNQKSESLEAGELMECM